A region from the Paenibacillus humicola genome encodes:
- the pyrE gene encoding orotate phosphoribosyltransferase gives MTTTSYLEQLPVLIAERLLAIQAVALRPNEPFTWSSGLKSPIYCDNRLTMSYPEIREMIAEAFAAIIRDRYPDCEAVAGIATGGIPHAAWVAQKLNLPMLYVRDKAKGHGKTNQIEGHFTQGQKVVMIEDLVSTGGSSLNAAKAVREAGCEVQGVVAIFTYQFPKAAEAFAAENIPLDTLSNLTTLIEVAEKNGTIQHSDVAILQSWRENPQAYHV, from the coding sequence ATGACAACGACATCCTACCTTGAGCAGCTGCCCGTCCTTATCGCCGAACGATTGCTGGCTATCCAGGCGGTCGCGCTGCGGCCCAATGAGCCGTTTACGTGGTCGTCGGGCCTGAAATCGCCGATTTACTGCGATAACCGCCTGACGATGTCGTACCCCGAGATTCGCGAGATGATTGCCGAAGCGTTTGCCGCCATCATCCGCGATCGTTATCCCGACTGCGAAGCGGTGGCGGGCATTGCGACGGGAGGCATTCCCCATGCAGCCTGGGTGGCGCAAAAGCTGAACCTCCCCATGCTCTACGTCCGCGACAAGGCGAAGGGGCACGGCAAAACGAACCAGATCGAGGGTCATTTTACGCAGGGACAAAAGGTTGTCATGATCGAGGACTTGGTCTCCACCGGCGGCAGCTCGCTGAACGCGGCGAAGGCGGTGCGCGAGGCGGGCTGCGAGGTGCAGGGCGTCGTCGCGATTTTCACGTACCAGTTTCCGAAGGCGGCGGAAGCGTTCGCGGCCGAAAATATCCCGCTCGATACGCTGTCGAACTTGACGACGCTGATCGAAGTGGCGGAAAAGAACGGGACGATTCAGCACTCGGACGTTGCCATCCTGCAATCGTGGCGCGAAAATCCGCAGGCTTATCACGTATAA